Below is a genomic region from Sorghum bicolor cultivar BTx623 chromosome 9, Sorghum_bicolor_NCBIv3, whole genome shotgun sequence.
GCCCACTTCAGTGGACAGAGAACAGAACACATGCACTTTAATAATAACTAATTCCAcattttgtctgtaatttatgagatgaatcttttgagcatagttaattcataattggataataattatcaaatacaaacgaaaatgctacagtaaccaaattgaaaaacttttcggaactaaaaaaGGCCATAGAGCGTAGGCCATAGAGCATAACTATACAAGGATTTTcaattgggtcttgtttagttccacccaaaatcctaaaatttttcaagattccccgtcacatcgaatcttgtgacacatgcttaaagcattaaatatatatatatatatatatataataactaattaaacaatttatctgtagtttgtgagacgaattttgagcctaattagttcatgattagacaataattatcaaatacaaacgaaagtgttatagtagctaaatgtaaaaaaataagaaaaaagggATAAAAATAGagtgtaagagcatctccaagagcttggctaaaatgAGTAGCTAAATTCTAAtatttagccattttgtaaaatagataacttcttaaaaaagaagaggttTACAACAGTcttgctatcagatagctagtgccagcggttggctatatataaccaacgaaaatcaagggataacaaactttctattttacaaaatcaaatagcacatctgttggagtctATTTTTCTACAATAGAAGTTCTATAAGGCCTCCATAATAAGAatagcaaaactgttggagttgctctaagcatCACTTGTTGGGTTATTCCATTGGATTTAACTAAAAGCTAAGGTCTCAAATAACACTGCAAATAATAGGTAGATATGAGTGAAATTTCACTTGTGAACAATGTATTATTTTCCTGTCCATAAAGTGGGCCTCGGTTGGGCCGTTTTCGTGTGGACAGACTTGTattaagagagagagagcaaagaTGACCAGCAGCCATCGGATAGCAAATGGATGGCATCGGTCATGTATAAAGTCATTTGTGACTTTTCTTAACAACTGCAGAGAATTTGGATTGCCCGTTCAGATAGTGGTGTAAGCAGCGGGCGTCCGTCCTTTTTTTAGCGCCCCCTCCCTAACTTTTTTTAATAAGATTCTCTCATACGCCTTGTGATTTCAAAATCTAGTCAAAATCTAGACACAATGGTCATCGACGCTAAACTAACGTATCTTGATACAATATTATTGGCGTCAAACTTCTATATCACATGGACATCAACACAAGCTGATGGTCATCACTAATGCCAAGCTTTTGGCGCCATAGATCTTAGCGCCGAAGTCCTGTTTAAATGAATAGCCAGCTCCTCTTCCTCCCTAAggcttctttcttttttttctccttcctctctgttTTTCTTGTCTCACCACTTCGCTCTACCTCACGAATCGACATTTTTTACTATAAAAACTTAGATTTGATCCATAGATCTTGAAGAGCAAGGTATCCTCTCTCTCCAGCTAGTTTTTTTCTCATTGATTCGGTATATGTTAGTCGTATTTTCTTACCTAAGAATCATCACTACTTAGGTTTCATATTGTTTataaaatttatatataatatgtacGCGCATGATGCCAAGGCATGAAAAGACTAATAAACAAGGGTATACAATCGACTAACTATTACATATAACGAAAAATATTCCATTTAGTCCAAAATATATGATCAACTAActactatatatatagggagagtatATTCagtagctagctacaaaataaattattctgTAGCCACCTCTATTTACGATAACTTTATATAttaatttacgataatatgtatacatatttacgaTAGTTTGGTTACTATAACACATGGAGATATTTAGCATAATGGtatagtaaaccacttagtaaagagttactataatcttgtaaattaatatagtaattattgtaactcaaagtggctatatatatagacacacacGATTATAACTATCTAATTATTTAACTATCTAACTATATATACCTATACCTCTATCTAATTATCTATGAAACTATTACAAACTAACTATTATTACCTATCAACTAAATAACCAATTCAAATGAATAAACAAACTTACCTTATTATGTAGAGTAGTTTATATGGGCTGGCAGCGTGGCACAGGGACGGGGCCATGGCGGCCTAGTGCGGCGCGAGGATGGCTGCAGGGGAGAGCAGGGGATGGAAGGGCACGACCACGCATGTACCTAGGCAGGATGGGCGTGCGGAAGCCGATGGCAAGGTCGAGGTTCCGACATTAACGACGGCGGAGAGAGGCGTCAGGCGAGGTAGTGAAGGAAGAGTGAACtggaaaaagaaagagaaaagagaggAAAGAAACCGGACCCACGTATAAGGGGGCCTTGGGCCAATATCGCTAGGGCCAAGCTTGACGCCAATATCTATGGCGCCAGATCTCTGCCATGCAAGTGCCACACCAGCGCCGCAGCTGCCACGATGCAAGGACCTTGGTGCCAATGACACTGGTGTTGAGATTTGTTGATGATACTTTTTTTTCCATTTTTCGTAATATACTTCTTTTCCTACCCTAAACCAAAGTAGGGTGGGTCAAGACCTTTTTTAACAAATTGATAGGAGATCCGCCTTTCAATTAAGATAGGAAAAAAATTATGTACATGCAGTAGCCAAAAAAGTTAGGAAAACAAATAGAGAACTCTAAACATCAAATTCAGGAAGAAAGTTTCATAGCTTTCTACCCCCCTCTCTTCTAATGATTCCCCTCCTTTTCTGCTCAATGCCCCCTTTTGTTCTTAAAGTTGACTTGTAGTGCCCACttgtaaggtccaaatggctagaaagAGAATGGTGAATAAcctatttaaaattctacaagCTCAACTAAATAAGtgtgttagtaaaacaaatggcgtaGCAATTCTAACATTAGCACaattaagctatgcaagccacctacacaagtctagttcAAGGCTAATAAACACAAGGCACTATAAAAGCTAGCTACACTCTCAAAGCAAGAAACTAAATTGCACAAGCTACATAGCTAAGCAAGGTAAGCAAGTGAGAAAAGGAGTGAGTAAATATTCTTATATCGACGTTGATGAGTAGAGATATGTCCAAGAATCAATCACAAAGCATAGACAAGATGAAATCCttagcaagagatgacacacaattttttaccgaggttcacttgcttctcggcaagctagtcctcattgTGTTCATAcaaccacttgatggatcacaagCTAACTGGTAatctgaaagcccaagtttggtttttgtaattaatgacaccaagttactAATGCCTTTGGTTTAAGTGGTTGAGTTAGTATAGCAACTCTTGTGATGAAGGAGCAATGTGACATAGAGTGGTggacacatgatcacaaagagatgaagcttgaACATGGaaatggagatcatggtgatcaaGCACTTGGTGAtggacaaggagtaaagtgatcaaggcaaagatatAACAATATGGTTTTGCTTTTGCTGGTCTAAAataagtagagaagtgattgactggatttagaatagatagctgactatcaagagtggaaatcatggtcatctctcgatcaagtgctactaggtcaacATCTTGagtatatgcattaggatctagtaaagtgctaacttaattcCTTTAAAGAAAAATGTTtaagaaaagctaacacacatgcacatgatgATGTACACTTGGTTGTGAtagcacttttgcaaaggaggagtttgagggatagagaggggtttgggtggatgtgcggcactctAGTGGATTGGCTACTCTAATGAATTGCTTGTGACTTGGAGGATCCTTAGCGAGTGCCGCATATCTACAAACAAgatgtgtaggtggcttgcgatCTCCCaaaccacgagcaatccactagaatagccaattgcgatctcccataGGGAAGGctaaagaacccctcacaaatcacttagcAAGGTTCGAAATAATCTTCAATCccaagctcaacaccaccgctgctccaagccgtctagggtgtcaggaaacacccaagagtaacgaaAAATCCGCAGTAAACTAAAGaaacaagtgccactagatgcaactctgaaagcaatgcacttgaatctcattaAATCTCACTAGAATGAGCAATCGAGCAAGGAGATTAGTGGAGAGGATGTTCTCtggctcaaagtatgcctcaagtattcagaTATGCAAGGGAACTCTCCAAACACAACCATCTCTATTTATAACATTTCACTTAAGGGCTACCTGTTAGGGGCAAACTCGGGGGCGTCGGACGCTCTGACGCTTGCCCATCAGATGCGACCTAGTGTCCAACGCTCACCTTCCACGCGTGTTAGATCACTGCCATGTGTCACTCTTTGAATGTGACCTATTGATCTTCAACGGTCATTGAAAACTTAGCGCATAGTTGCCCATCATGACGTCTCACAGACCCATTTCCAATGTTTGAGGCCAAGTGGACTGAACGCAAAATTAAATTGTTGAAGTCTGTCATGTCACATGCCCAGAAACAAATTTAACATGTACGATGATTATGTTTCTAACATAACAAATGCTAGTTTTGACAAATTAATCATTGCATGCGTGATTAGTTTGACAAGACTTGCATTTGTTGGTATGTCTTTTTGTATTTCTCAAGTAAAAAGCACTCATGTATGGACCGAGGGGCAGCAATGACATTTTAGATCTACTCCTGGACACACGGCGATTAATTAATGGGGATGGACGAGATCGACCCGCAAATGGATTGTTTAAGGACTAAACTAGACATTTTGAAAGTTGAGGGACCAAAGTGAGCCTCAGGCAATAGTCTAGGGATGAAGATGGCTATTTCATCTATAGAATATAGGTACAATGACGAGATACAGGACATAACACACATCTGACCATCTGTATGTTATTGTGCATGTGGCATTATTTGAATCTTGTTGATTCCCTACTTTTGAGAAAACCCCCTACCAATATGGATGAGCATACTACAAAAAATCTTTTGGGAGGCGTTTCCGTTTTTTCTTCCGAGGCGGACAGTAGTTACAACCGCCTCGATTAATACCTTGGATTAACCAAGGCAGTTATTTTCTATTAACCAAGGTAGTTAAAAATAACCGTCTCCTAAAATCAATTAACCGAGATGGGCAATGTAATatgaccgcctcggttaatgcctaTTAACCAAGGTGGGCATTATAATGTAACCACCTCGGTAAatccattaaccgaggcgggcacaTTATGAAGCCCGCCTCCTAAAATAGTGGCCCAGTAGACAGCTCATCTCATCTCGATAGCAGTCATCATATAAATATGGAACTAGGTTTTCCTTCTATGACCCATTTCTCACTCCCATCTCATTGCCCCCTCCCGATCCTCTCCCCTTCCAGTCATATCGCCCCCTTCCCTACCAACAacacccctcccctcccctcctcccACTAGCATGGCGGCGCCCCCTCTTCCTCCCTCTGGTCCGGCACGCAACACCCTCTCCCCTACCCTCCTCCCACTAGTTCGGTGGCGCCCCCTTCCCTCCCCTCCTCGAAGGCAACGCGGGCGTGGTCGTCAGGCCAGAACGACATGGATCTCGCGCTTGCTAGTGCGGCCACGCgagcatggcggctcgacgaaTCGAAGGCCCAGCCTCGCCCCTCCGCGACGGCGCCCTCCTCCACCACGACCTCCACCACCTCCTTCCACGATGGCGCCCCTCCGGTCACAGAGCTCGTGGATCCGGCCTTGGGGTCGCAGATCTAGCAAGCTCGCAGGTGGCCTAGCCTTCTCGAGGCGCGTGTGGCGGCCCGACCTTGAGCAGCGGCAGCTTTGCGCGGATCCGGTGTGAGCGGTGGAGTGGCTCTAGATTTAGCGTTGCGGAGCGCGCAGGGGTGGTGGCGCCGGGTGGCTAGCAGTTGGGCTAGAAACAGACTCGCCGGTGGGCTAAAAAATGGGCTCACCGGTGGGCtctagattttttttgttttttcattcATTAACCAAGGCGGGTAGGGCAACTGCCTTGGTTAAGGCTACGATTAACTGTAACCTTTGATCCGAGGCGGTTGCAGAAACCGCCTCCGTAAAaaaattctgtagtagtgacagTACTTCCTTGTTCCTATATGAGCTAACATGTCCTTAGACCACCAAACTAGCAGTTCCCAGATGAAGGCCCATCACATCCAAAAGCCGGAGCATGCATATTACCAGAAGCTGGAGCAATCAGAAGGGACTGAAGTGGACATcctgttgttactcttttgtgCACTGACATGTGAACTTTGCTATGGGAGAGCTCAATATGATTCCTAAGTTTTGTTAGGATTTAAAACCCCATAATTTGTTATGATCAAGTAGGAAATTTGGCTATGATCACAAAAACTTTCTATCTACGTTCAAATTTGTAAATATCGGACTCCTATATTGATACTGTCATAatgtatgtttttttttaaaaatatgaaCAAGGCACTAAATAGTGAGCTATCAACAACAACATAATGCACGAACCCTACAGGAAATACAAGAGAATAATTAAAGCATGAAAAGGTAAACAACAACATCTACAAAACACTAAtaacataaaaaaaatacttcGGCTACGTACAACCAAACCCCTCCAAGAAAGTGAGCTATCAATGACGACGGTTATATACAATGAAGTGTTCTTCCTAACATTGTCCAATTGCACTCACAGATAACCCAAAGGCATGCATTATCAAAGCACGTATACGGTTTGTGCATCGTCTCCATTTGCAATGCCATACCTAAAAGATGCAAATGTGGCGCTATAGTATCTACAGGCGTGATTGGTTGCAGAAGAAGCCTTCGTCCAGGATGGTCAGACTATGCAGGACTAAAGGAGCTGAGTTGAGCTCGTACATATGATCATGTTTGCATTGGTTGTCTTTGGTATTGGTCTAGTATGAAACGAGACTGTGTTTGGTTGTATGTATGGATCAAAGTTTTAAGTGTTTGACATGTGGGCCTCTGCATCCTGCATAAATCAAGTCGTCCTGTATGAAGAGGGAAGCTCGATTTCTGCGGATGAAAAGCCTGCATCACGGCAGCTTCTTATGCATGATCGCATACATCGATTTAATTCTCGTCAGGAACCAAACAAAGTGCAGGAACGAAACCATTCAGCTAAACCATGCGAGGACCAACTCCTGCTGCCTACCAATCAGTCCCTACATGTAGGTATCGATCAACAACATTGTCTCCTGATGCCTCACATGCCTATGTATGTATCTAGCCGTCCAGGAGACTAGCTAGGACGGTGAAAATGTATATGAAATCAAGGAGCCATTTCCAATAGGTGATGTTTGGAGAATGTAGCTAACTGAGAATGTAGCCCTTGTGATTTGGCGAGTTGTTTCTTTGCTTCTTATAGGCGCACACTTTTCAAGGGAGCAAATTAACTTGTACCAAGCGAAGGCCAGAGGAGCATGAACCAGCCACGAGACAttttgaaatatatatattttttgaaatAAACCAGCCACGAGACATCAAGTGCACAAATTAATTCAGAGGGCAGAATTCATTTCACGTGACATATTCATGATCGAAAAATTGCAGACACGATCGTGTGCATCAATTCATATGAATCTTGATTAAGTGGATTACTGTAATTGCACAAATTAATCGCTGTTtatccaaggccttgtttaatttcatttttttttttgcaaaatagacattgtagcaatttcgtttatatttgacaaatattgtccaattatgaaccaactaggcttaaaagatttgtctcgcaaattacagaaaaactgtataattagttatttattttatctatatttaatactttatgcatatgtcgtaaaattcgatgtgatagagaatctgaaaaaattacaaaattttttggaactaaataaggcgaaCTTTTTACTCAAAGGTACAAGAAGGCTGCTTCAATGCATTTTTATTGTGTAGTACAGCAGCCATGGGGCCACCATCCCCTGTATCACGGGCTTTTATTTTATGGTCCGTGACCAGCCTGGGCACACGGGCCAAGGCCCAAATAAGCCCAACAAATTGGAGTACAACTTATCCCAAAAAAAACTCGCTCGCACGCCTACTGCCTCTCTTCTCATTAATCATTGGGTTTGCAATGCAAAGCTCATGAAAGCAGCGCTGGGTTGCGGACGAGGAGCTGGACTGGACTACTGGCTGGAGCCTGGAGGAGGGTGAGCAGAGGGGGAGGACGGCTGCTGGAGGCGGACGAGGAGCCCCGCAGAGGCAGCTCGGCCGCCGGAAGGTTAGGCTTTATTCTCTTCTCGATTCTCGATCCGTTTCCTGGGGCAAGGAAGGGTAAAGTAAGCTTTGGGAAATCAGGAATCCCCGCCGCCGGTAGAGACGGTGAACTAGGGCGGCGCCAGTGTGTGTTGGACTGAACTCTAGGTCGCAGGGAAGGTCCAGTGCCGGTGCAGCCGCCGGTTCCCAAAATTGAAATGTCTTCCAAAATTGTACCTTTTTAGCGTTTGTGCAGATTGCAATAGTTTCTTCTCTTCACATGTTAGCAGGAAAGGAATCACGTTCTTTTTTTCTCATTTCGCTTCCTCCTACGAAGATCAGGGGAGATACAGGCATACAGCTACATTCTTTCTGCAGAATCTCTCAACTCTGCTCTCCCTTGTTTGGAGAGGTTCGGCTTCCGAAAAAAAAAAGGCTTGAACTTCCTAGCAGTAGCAGAAGGTGGCATAAATTTTTGAGAGGGCAAAAAAAAAGTACGTAAGTTGAAACGGTAGGCTTAATCTGTAGGCGAGTATTATCCAGTGGATCAAACAGTGTTAATTGTTGTTTACTCAAGTTTTTACTCAAAGGCACAAGAAGACTGCTTTTAATGCATGTTTATTGTGTAGAGCAGCCATGGGGCCACCACAGGTTCATAGTGTTGGAAGCTTCCATTACCGATGCAATTGGAGAAATGGAATTGCTTTTCTAAGATTTAGGAGAACACTAGGAAACTGCAGTAGATCAGCCTGAAGAAGCCGTGAACTACATGAATGCAAGACTCGTTATAACCATTCAGGAACCTTAGAAAAACCCTGCGAGAGTGAGAGAGGCAGAAGTTATTACTTATTAGTTATTGCTACCTAGATCCTTACCCTAAGGCTGTTTTCTTGGATGTTTTTACCTTATTTGTCACTATGTACTAATGTACGTACTATTAACCTCTTCCCTACACATGTTGGATAATTTGTATAAAGTTGTTTATTTTCTTGATATATGCTAGATACCATGCTGTGTTGCTTGGTCGGATACCAGGGTAGTGCCATTTTGTAGACAGTGTTCAAATTACATGTTAATTTCACTGCTCAAATTGAATCATTTGTGTGATCTGATTTTTACCAGTTCCCTCTGACCACCAGTCTCAAACTCTCAATGCATATAAGCCTTCTAGCTGGAGTCAATCTGGAATATGGAATGTTAATCCTGCTCCATCAAATCAATAATCCTTTTTGGCATTAACCTTCATGGATTGACTAACCTAGAAAGCTTCTTTTGTGCTCACGctatttaatattttaatcTAGAGGAAACATCTGCTTTTTCCTCTTGCACAATTAAACAAGCCATGTTTTGTTCTAAGAAGGTGCTGTTTGCACTATCTATTACCCTGTGAAACAGCAAATTTGTGTTTGCTTACCTGGCATCATTTTATTGATAGATGGGAAGCACTGGTGGGAACTGCAAAAGGTGGTGGGATCACCAAGATAGGGACTGCAAAAACAATGAGAAAATGAGATTCCATGTTGTAGCTGATGAAGATTCCAGGAGTTTTATGGTAAGTTAGATCTAATTGACACTGCCTCCTCAATTCCTCATGCACCTGACATGCACCTCCTTCAGTCAATTGACACAATTAAATGGAACCAGTGTTGCTTATAGCActtttttccctttttctttttacaaATTACACTGTTGTTGTATTAGCTAATCAACACTTACATTTATCTTGTATCAACCATTCCAATATCCTTGAGAAAGTGAGAATAGAAGAGTGTGCTTGAATATCATTGATTCCTAGCCAAGCCATCATGTCCTTAGTATAGGCCCTACCCTTTTTTTCTCAAATGATTAATTATGTTGTGTGATTCTTCAAGTACAAGCACttcattgaaaaaaaaaaaaaaatcttgtgaAGCTCTTAATAAGGTAGCTATTATATTACTGTAAgctataaaaaaaacaaatttgatAACTGGAGCCGTCCAAGCATAAACCTTATTGTTCATCAGGTAACAAATGGATATCTTTCATGTATGGATATTTTGTTGATTTACCATGTTCTTTGGTTGACAATGAAAAATAAGAAATGGTGTATGCAAATGTCATGATAAACCCAAAAGGTATCTAAATTGGTGAATTTCTTACCCAAACCTAACTTTATTCTTGTACTACAACAGCGCATACCTCAGGAGTTTGGAAGCTATTTAAGAAAAATCATTTCTGACACCATCAAGCTAAATGCTCCCAATGGTTGCACCTATGATATTGCGGTTTGTAGGGAGATGGGTGAGATAGTTCTTCGGTCTGGCTGGGATGTGTTTGCCGATGCTCATAACTTGGAACAAAATGACTATCTTGTGTTCAAGTTTTGTGGGAGCTCGAGCTTTAAGGTCCATATATACAGTTCATGTGGTGGTTCCCAGAAGATCACTTCCTGTGTTAATCCAGATCCTGAGATCCTAGAAGATGTTCCTCCCTGTACTACTTCTGATCATCACGTTCCAAATGGTAAAATCAATTAGAATTTTATATACTGTGATTTTTGTGATCATTGTAGTCATGTTTCATATGTGCAGGAAATGAGATACCTCATCCTGGACATGTTCAGACACCAGCTTGTTTTGAGTATTTCACGTCAGGGGGCTCTCGTTTAACCAAGGCACAAGACAAGAAAGTTTTGGAAATGGCTCGGACAATCAAGTCTGAAATTCCTGTATACGTGGCAGTCATGAACAAAAGCAATGTTGACTTGAATGGTTGCTCTATTGTAAGCTGCATATTTTTTCCAGATCATTGTAATTATGCTTTCTGCAGTTACTACAGTCTGATTTTGCTGGCCAAGACTGtcttatttttcttcttttcttgcaGAGAATTCCATCTATACTCATGGAAGATGTTACAGAGGAGGTTTTTAAAGCTACTGTTAAACTAGAAGCCTCTGATGCCAATTTATACAGTGTTTCAGCTACCCGGCAGTGCAATGATGAAATAGTTCTTCAGTCTGGATGGGATACTTTTGTGGTTGCTCATCACGTCCAAGAGCGTGACCTCATCATCTTCAGACACAAAAGGAATTCTCGCCTTGAAGTTTTCATCCTTAACCCAAGTGGTCATCAGAAAAACACTTCATGGTTTGGCATGCAAGACGTTTCCAATACCCAACAAATGTGTGATGATTCAGTGGAAATAGTCGAGCCACCCCATAAAAAAGTTGGTATCATTGATGTGAGCAGCAGTTCTGATGACGAGAAAAATGTGGCAGCATACAGTGCAAAATCAGCTAGGCGCCAGAAGCAGCAATTGGGCCATTTTGCGAAAACCAGGAGGATGGCTTCAACTTCCTGCCCATCTATTAAATCAGGTAATAACATAGTTATTTCTGATTTATTTTATACATATTTTCTCTTCCTTTTGCTTACTCTATTCTTACTGAGTATATGGCCTATATTATAGAGCATGATCGGTTCCTCCTCAATTCCAACAACTGTGAGGGGCCTACGAGGCCTCCCTATATTATATCAAACAAGGTAACTCTATCGAGAGTGCAGGAAAAGATGGTATTAGAGAAAGTTCAAGCAATCCGATCTAGATTTCCAATCTATGTGGCAGTAATAAACAGAAGCAGTGCTGCTGAAAGAAATAACCGTTCCAGAATGGTAAGTTAATAGCATAGCTAGTCACTTATGTACAACTTCCTGTAAGGATTTGGTTGTTGACCTCTAGTTCTCCTGTTCGACTGCTGAACATCCATGTACTGTGCCTTTTGATTTTCTCTTGGATCGGTGATTTTGCTTATAAGAAAAAAACTTGCAAgaaacctctctctctctctctctctcgacaACACCACTCTTTTGATCTTGGAGTGGCACTAACAATAAAGAACTCTGCATTTTTGGAACTCATGTAAATTAGTATAGAATGGATTGCCCTTGAGGGTGCCATGAGTCTCATTATATAAGTCTGGCATTGCCTGAACCTAGATAGTAGATCCTAAGTTCATAACAGGCCTCGGATACACCTTATATGTCTAATCCATCTAGAAAGTGTAAGGTACCAATACCAACTCAATTATGCAAAACTTTGAATAGATGGTAGAGATTGTGCATTCCTGCAGTAGATTAGTTATTTGGTAGCACAGACCAATGGCTGGAAATGGTTTTGGTTGATTTGTGTTAGGTTAATGCATCATCACTTTACTGAATTTGGTTTGTATTTGCATTTCTGAACTGTTCTGttgtcaacacttattctttatCACTGTATAAACAGATATTTAGCAATGAATattctagaagatgtcttccgtCAGCAACCCATGATCTGACTCTTCAGCTGGAGGGTTGCTGGGGCAAGCAGTGGCACACCTTGCTGCACGTTCAGGGTGGTGACAGTAGGTCTCGTGGCGTGCGAAGGATTTCCCGTGGCTGGGCTCAATTCGTCCGCGATAATCGTCTCGTGCTGGGAGATATCTGTCTGTTCGAGATGGAGAAGGCCACGAGGTGTCTCAGGATGAAAGTG
It encodes:
- the LOC8071217 gene encoding B3 domain-containing protein LOC_Os12g40080, with protein sequence MGSTGGNCKRWWDHQDRDCKNNEKMRFHVVADEDSRSFMRIPQEFGSYLRKIISDTIKLNAPNGCTYDIAVCREMGEIVLRSGWDVFADAHNLEQNDYLVFKFCGSSSFKVHIYSSCGGSQKITSCVNPDPEILEDVPPCTTSDHHVPNGNEIPHPGHVQTPACFEYFTSGGSRLTKAQDKKVLEMARTIKSEIPVYVAVMNKSNVDLNGCSIRIPSILMEDVTEEVFKATVKLEASDANLYSVSATRQCNDEIVLQSGWDTFVVAHHVQERDLIIFRHKRNSRLEVFILNPSGHQKNTSWFGMQDVSNTQQMCDDSVEIVEPPHKKVGIIDVSSSSDDEKNVAAYSAKSARRQKQQLGHFAKTRRMASTSCPSIKSEHDRFLLNSNNCEGPTRPPYIISNKVTLSRVQEKMVLEKVQAIRSRFPIYVAVINRSSAAERNNRSRMIFSNEYSRRCLPSATHDLTLQLEGCWGKQWHTLLHVQGGDSRSRGVRRISRGWAQFVRDNRLVLGDICLFEMEKATRCLRMKVHLIPKA